A window of Rhinatrema bivittatum chromosome 2, aRhiBiv1.1, whole genome shotgun sequence contains these coding sequences:
- the LOC115083965 gene encoding epidermal differentiation-specific protein-like, with amino-acid sequence MSTAPNKGNKIIAYELPDFQGQCREFTSDVKNLRDVGFGDCISSLEVIGQPWIAYEDPDFGGWLREYEEGKHPNIELQDKISSLRLITDDLKNPEITLYENKKFQGQSKTFTMETNLKYDNFNDMASSHTVQRGAWILYEQSSKKGWRILARTGEDLEDYSTIPFRFNNNVSYIRPLRAGRPIVTSKVLWPQMKKENEICSLLEEIIGVNKSDFEQELTSTRSRDYESSVTYDFKFSDTTTIAAGAEITIQLIASVSTKISNSLTFERGKSETSTKKETGAQYTKVPPHTKMTVRVIRNECTIIVPVELTVEQNEKTTIEKGELRCEMGNIITTEYESAKV; translated from the coding sequence ATGAGCACCGCCCCAAACAAGGGAAACAAGATTATTGCCTATGAGCTTCCTGACTTCCAAGGGCAGTGCAGAGAGTTCACATCTGACGTTAAGAATCTAAGAGATGTTGGTTTTGGTGACTGCATCTCCTCTCTGGAAGTCATTGGGCAGCCATGGATTGCCTACGAAGATCCAGATTTTGGTGGATGGCTGCGAGAGTATGAAGAAGGCAAACACCCAAATATTGAACTGCAAGACAAAATCTCTTCACTGAGGCTGATCACCGATGACCTGAAAAATCCTGAGATCACACTCTATGAGAATAAAAAGTTCCAAGGCCAAAGCAAAACATTTACAATGGAGACCAACCTGAAATATGATAATTTCAACGATATGGCTTCTTCTCATACTGTTCAGAGAGGTGCCTGGATTCTGTATGAGCAGTCAAGCAAAAAAGGATGGCGAATACTGGCTCGGACTGGGGAAGATTTGGAAGATTATAGCACAATTCCATTTAGATTTAACAACAACGTATCTTACATCCGGCCTCTGCGTGCTGGACGTCCCATTGTGACATCCAAGGTGCTTTGGCCTCAGATGAagaaggaaaatgagatttgctCCTTACTTGAAGAGATTATTGGGGTGAATAAAAGTGATTTTGAGCAGGAGTTAACCAGCACTCGTTCCAGAGATTACGAGTCATCTGTCACTTATGATTTTAAATTTAGTGACACCACCACCATCGCGGCTGGGGCAGAGATTACAATACAACTAATTGCATCTGTAAGCACCAAAATTTCAAATTCCTTAACTTTCGAAAGAGGGAAATCAGAGACCTCCACCAAGAAAGAAACTGGAGCTCAATATACCAAGGTCCCACCCCACACCAAAATGACCGTTAGAGTAATAAGGAATGAGTGCACCATCATTGTGCCAGTGGAGCTCACTGTTGAGCAGAATGAGAAGACGACAATTGAAAAAGGAGAACTGAGGTGTGAGATGGGGAACATCATCACTACTGAATATGAATCAGCAAAGGTTTAG